GGTGACCCAGTTCGGGTTCTTGGCGCGCGCGTGGTCGCCGGGGCAGCCGCTGAAGCCGTTGACGCACTCGATCCCCAGGGCGCTGGCGAGCTTGACGGCCTGGACGAACGCCTGGTGGTGCTCCTCGGCGATCTCCTTGACCGGGTGGAGCGGGTTGCCGTGGCACGAGATCGCGCTGAGGATCAGCCCGCGCGACTCGATGTTCTTCATCAGCCTGTCGCGCTCGGCCTTGCTCTCCAGGAGCTTCTCGACCTCGAGGTGGGCCGAACCCGGGTAGGCGCCCGCGCCGAGCTCGACCGCCTCGATACCCTCCGCGACGACGATGTCGAGCGTCTCGTCGAGCGTCTTGTCGCCGAACAGCGCCGTGAAAATTCCGATCTTCATGGTGGTGGCTCAGTTCTACCCGAACCTTGCCCCGCATCGAAATCCGGCTTATACTGTTGCTGGGAATCCCGAGGAGATATCCATGTTAGTATCAGCACTCACCCTTTTCGCCGCCATCACCTTGACCAACCAGGACGAAGTTGAAATACCGGTCACAAACGTCTCGGCAAGCTACGTGTATGACTATTTCACGCTGCAGGGTCGATTTACTAGCCCGCTTTATTCGCAGAACAGGCTCGGATTCCTTCCCGATGGAGTCACCATTGAAATCACAACCGGAAAGAACAGTATTACCGCTCAAGGAACGCTTGAAGGAACGCGAGATCTGGCGCGGATCATCGCCCTACTCGACAAAGAGCCCCAAAACGTAGAACTCGACATTCACGTGTACGCCCGGCCACTAAACCGCACGATTGCGGCGAAGATGCTGACAGCAACCAACAGCACATGGGAGTACGTTGGACTTGCATCAGATACGACGATTCGCATCACGCCGATAATCAATGGTGACGGCACGATCGTTATTAGCTACGACCTCGGCACGATGGGATTTGGATTGTACGGAATCGTTAGGATTCGTGCGGGCACGTACGTTTACGCGAGGGTTTACACCGAAGAAATCATCGATGAGGCGACAGGAGAGAAGAGGCTCGCGCTGATCATCAGCCATTCCGCAAGCAAGGACGAGATTCCGTCTTTCTTCCAGGACGATGATCCATTCAAGGACTTGCCTCACGACAGACACGTTCATGGTGATGGCGAAATTCCATCGCGTTTCGTCTCTTCGCGTAGCCGGTTTTCGCGTAGCCGCCGACAGGCTGTTATCAACGCAGTTGGCGATTTTGCAGTGGACAACCCACCGGCTGGCCTCGACGTGCGGCTCGAACTCATGGCAACGCATGAGAAAACCGATTAGTCCAAGTTTGCTAAACAAGACTTGATCGCGTCGAAGTCGGGCTGCTCTGGCGGAGTCGGGGTCACCTCTGCGTACCGCACGACGCCCTGCTTGTCGATCACGAACGCTGCGCGCTTCGAGCCTTCTCCCATCCCGAGGAAGTCGGGCAGCACCACGTCGTACGCCCGGACGGTCGTCTTCTCGTAGTCGCTCAGCAGCGGAACACCGATCTTCTCCGCAGCCGCCCACGTCTTTTGCGCCAAGGCTGAGTCAACGCTGATCGCAAGCACCTGCGCGCCCATATCTTGGTAACCCCCCAGGGCGTCGGTCATCGTGCACATTTCGGT
This DNA window, taken from Armatimonadota bacterium, encodes the following:
- a CDS encoding sugar phosphate isomerase/epimerase, translated to MKIGIFTALFGDKTLDETLDIVVAEGIEAVELGAGAYPGSAHLEVEKLLESKAERDRLMKNIESRGLILSAISCHGNPLHPVKEIAEEHHQAFVQAVKLASALGIECVNGFSGCPGDHARAKNPNWVTCAWPDEFRDVLEWQWKRKVFPYWKKQAAFLAEHNVKFGIEMHPGFVVYSNDTLLKLRNGVGKHGDRICANFDPSHLWWQGADPIQAVRQLGEEGAISHV
- a CDS encoding redoxin domain-containing protein, with product MAISVGSKAPDFSLMSANMEGAETNDFGLATVSLGDYAGKSNVVLLFFPGVFTPPCTTEMCTMTDALGGYQDMGAQVLAISVDSALAQKTWAAAEKIGVPLLSDYEKTTVRAYDVVLPDFLGMGEGSKRAAFVIDKQGVVRYAEVTPTPPEQPDFDAIKSCLANLD